In one window of Saccharomyces paradoxus chromosome VII, complete sequence DNA:
- the ARO8 gene encoding bifunctional 2-aminoadipate transaminase/aromatic-amino-acid:2-oxoglutarate transaminase (Aromatic aminotransferase I~similar to YGL202W), producing the protein MTLPESKDFSYLFSDETNARKPSPLKTCIHLFQDPNIIFLGGGLPLKDYFPWDNLSVDSPKPPFPQGIGAPINEQNCTRYTVNKDYADASANPSNDIPLSRALQYGFSTGQPELLNFIRDHTKIIHDLKYKDWDVLATTGNTNAWESTLRVFCNRGDVILVEAHSFSSSLASAEAQGVITFPVPIDADGIIPEKLAKVMDNWTPGAPKPKLLYTIPTGQNPTGTSIADHRKEAIYKIAQKHDFLIVEDEPYYFLQMNPYIRDLKEREKAQSSPKQDHDEFLKSLANTFLSLDTEGRVIRMDSFSKVLAPGTRLGWITGSSKILKSYLSLHEMTIQAPAGFTQVLVNATLSRWGQKGYLDWLLGLRHEYTLKRDCAIDALHKYLPQSDAIVINPPIAGMFFTVNIDASIHPEFKSKYNSDPYQLEQSIYHKVIERGVLVVPGSWFKSEGETEPPQPAESKEVSNPNIIFFRGTYAAVSPEKLTEGLKRLGDTIYEEFGIAR; encoded by the coding sequence ATGACTTTACCTGAATCGAAAGACTTTTCTTACTTGTTTTCGGATGAAACCAATGCCCGTAAACCATCTCCACTGAAGACCTGCATTCATCTTTTCCAAGATCCTAACATTATCTTTTTGGGTGGTGGCCTGCCATTGAAGGATTATTTCCCATGGGATAATCTATCCGTAGATTCACCCAAGCCTCCTTTTCCTCAGGGTATTGGAGCTCCAATTAATGAGCAGAATTGTACAAGATACACCGTCAACAAAGATTATGCTGATGCGAGTGCCAATCCTTCTAACGATATTCCATTGTCAAGAGCTTTGCAATACGGGTTCAGTACTGGTCAACCTGAACTGTTAAACTTCATTAGGGATCATACTAAGATTATCCACGACTTGAAATATAAGGACTGGGACGTTTTAGCTACTACAGGTAACACTAATGCTTGGGAATCTACTCTGAGAGTCTTTTGTAACAGAGGTGATGTTATCTTAGTCGAAGcacattctttttcatcttcattagCTTCCGCAGAAGCTCAAGGTGTCATTACCTTCCCTGTGCCAATTGATGCTGATGGTATCATTCCTGAAAAACTGGCTAAAGTCATGGACAACTGGACGCCTGGTGCTCCAAAACCAAAGTTATTATACACTATTCCAACTGGCCAAAATCCAACTGGTACCTCCATAGCAGACCATAGAAAGGAGGCGATTTACAAGATCGCCCAAAAGCACGACTTCCTAATCGTAGAAGATGAACCTTACTACTTCTTACAAATGAATCCTTACATCAGAGATTTGAAGGAAAGAGAGAAGGCACAAAGTTCTCCAAAGCAAGATcatgatgaatttttgaaatctttggCAAACACTTTCCTTTCCTTGGATACAGAAGGTCGTGTCATTAGAATggattcattttcaaaagttttgGCCCCAGGGACAAGATTGGGTTGGATTACAGGTTCATCCAAGATTTTGAAGTCTTACTTGAGTTTGCATGAAATGACCATTCAAGCCCCAGCAGGTTTTACACAAGTTTTGGTTAATGCCACGCTATCCAGGTGGGGTCAAAAGGGTTACTTGGACTGGTTGCTTGGTCTGCGTCATGAGTACACGTTGAAGCGTGATTGTGCCATCGATGCCCTTCACAAGTATTTGCCACAATCTGATGCGATTGTCATCAACCCACCGATTGCAGGCATGTTCTTCACCGTGAATATTGACGCGTCCATTCACCCCGAGTTTAAATCAAAATACAACTCAGACCCTTACCAGTTAGAACAGAGTATTTACCACAAAGTGATTGAACGTGGTGTTCTAGTGGTTCCCGGTTCTTGGTTTAAGAGTGAAGGTGAAACGGAACCTCCTCAACCTGCTGAATCGAAAGAAGTCAGTAACCCAAAtataattttcttcagaGGTACCTATGCTGCTGTCTCTCCTGAAAAGTTAACTGAAGGTTTGAAAAGATTGGGTGATACTATATACGAAGAATTCGGGATTGCCAGATAA
- the KEX1 gene encoding serine-type carboxypeptidase (Cell death protease essential for hypochlorite-induced apoptosis~similar to YGL203C), with protein sequence MFYNGWFATWLAIFALIRISVSLPSSEEYKVAYELLPGLSEVEDPSNIPQMHAGHIPLRSEDADEQDGSDLEYFFWKFANNNSNGNVDRPLIIWLNGGPGCSSMDGALVESGPFRVNSDGKLYLNEGSWISKGDLLFIDQPTGTGFSVEQNKDKIDKSKFDEDLGDVTKHFMDFLENYFKIFPEDLTREIIISGESYAGQYIPFFANAILNHNKFSKIDGDTYDLKALLIGNGWIDPNTQSLSFFPFAMENKLIDKSNPDFKRLTNAHENCQNLVNSASTDETTHFSYGECENILNLLLSYTRESSQKGNADCLNMYNFNLRDSYPSCGMNWPEDISFVRKFFSTPGVIDSLHLDSDKINHWDECTISVGTKLSNPVSKPSVHLLPQLLESGIEVILFNGDKDLICNNKGVLDTIENLQWGGVKGFSDDAMSFDWIHKSDSSDDNDEFSGYVKYDRNLTFISVYNASHMVPFDKGLVSRGIVDIYLNKVMISDIDGKNVMVTTDDDSDENTTTESGDKPEENLQEEEQEVQNEEGKEKEANNGDNDNEDEDDDDDDDDDDDDDDDDDEEDEDDDDEKESNQGLEDSRHKSLEYEQEEEEAEEFAEEISMYKHKAVVVTIVTFLIVVIAVYVYDRRVRRKARHTILVDPNNRQHESPNKTVSWADDLESGLGIEDDLAQDEQLEGGAPTNSTSNKAGSKLKTKKKKKYTSLPSTEIDDSFEMTDF encoded by the coding sequence ATGTTCTACAATGGGTGGTTTGCAACATGGCTTGCCATTTTTGCTTTAATAAGGATCTCAGTATCCCTTCCGTCATCTGAGGAGTACAAAGTGGCATATGAGCTATTGCCGGGGTTATCCGAGGTGGAAGACCCCTCAAATATTCCACAGATGCATGCTGGTCACATTCCTTTACGTTCCGAAGATGCAGATGAACAGGATGGCTCTGACTTggagtattttttttggaaatttgcAAATAACAACTCTAATGGCAATGTCGATCGTCCCTTAATCATATGGTTAAACGGTGGACCCGGTTGCTCTTCTATGGATGGTGCTTTGGTCGAATCCGGCCCTTTTAGGGTGAATTCAGACGGTAAACTTTATCTAAATGAAGGGTCCTGGATTTCTAAAGGCGATCTTCTGTTTATCGATCAACCCACTGGTACCGGGTTTTCCGTCGAACAgaataaagataaaatcgacaaaagcaaatttgatgaagacCTAGGAGATGTCACTAAACATTTTATGGATTTCCTAGAGAATTACTTCAAGATTTTTCCTGAGGACCTTACTAGGGAAATTATAATATCGGGCGAAAGTTATGCTGGCCAATATATACCATTCTTTGCTAACGCAATTTTGAATCATAACAAATTCTCCAAAATTGATGGGGATACTTACGACTTGAAGGCGCTATTGATTGGTAACGGATGGATTGACCCTAATACACAGTCCCTATCGTTCTTTCCGTTTGCTATGGAGAACAAACTGATTGATAAAAGCAACCCCGATTTTAAACGCTTAACGAATGCACACGAGAATTGCCAGAATCTGGTGAACTCTGCCAGTACAGATGAGACAACCCATTTTTCGTATGGGGAATGTGAAAATATTCTGAACCTGCTATTGTCTTATACAAGAGAATCTTCCCAAAAGGGAAATGCGGATTGCTTGAACATGTATAACTTCAATTTAAGAGACAGCTATCCATCTTGTGGTATGAACTGGCCGGAGGACATTTCTTTTGTCCGAAAATTCTTCAGCACGCCAGGTGTTATTGATTCATTGCATCTAGATTCTGATAAAATTAATCATTGGGATGAATGTACTATTAGCGTTGGAACTAAATTGTCTAATCCTGTCTCTAAACCATCTGTCCATTTGTTGCCCCAACTACTTGAAAGTGGTATAGAGGTTATCTTGTTCAATGGTGACAAAGATTTGATTTGTAATAACAAGGGCGTATTGGACACCATAGAGAACCTCCAATGGGGTGGAGTAAAGGGGTTTAGCGACGACGCCATGTCATTCGATTGGATCCATAAATCGGATAGTTCAGATGACAATGACGAATTTAGTGGATACGTGAAGTATGATAGAAATTTGACGTTTATTAGTGTTTATAACGCTTCCCACATGGTACCCTTTGATAAAGGTTTAGTGAGTAGAGGTATTGttgatatttatttgaaCAAAGTCATGATCTCTGATATTGATGGGAAAAATGTTATGGTTACTACTGACGACGATAGTGATGAGAatactaccactgaaagcGGCGATAAGccagaagaaaatcttCAAGAGGAAGAGCAAGAAGTGCAAAATGAAGaagggaaagaaaaagaagccaATAATGGTGAcaatgataatgaagatgaagatgatgacgatgacgatgacgatgacgacgatgacgacgatgacgacgatgaagaagatgaagacgatgatgatgaaaaagaaagtaacCAAGGCCTCGAGGATAGCAGACACAAATCTTTAGAATATGAacaagaggaagaagaagcagaagAATTTGCGgaagaaatttcaatgTACAAACACAAAGCAGTAGTAGTTACCATCGTAACGTTTTTGATAGTTGTTATTGCAGTTTATGTTTACGATAGAAGAGTGAGAAGGAAAGCACGTCACACAATTTTAGTCGACCCAAATAACAGGCAGCATGAGAGTCCCAATAAGACTGTTTCGTGGGCAGACGATTTGGAGAGCGGGCTTGGCATAGAGGATGATTTAGCACAAGATGAGCAGTTAGAAGGCGGAGCACCCACAAATAGTACATCCAATAAAGCAGGatcaaaattgaaaacgaagaaaaaaaagaagtatACTAGCCTTCCGAGCACTGAAATTGATGACTCCTTCGAAATGACAGATTTTTGA
- the EMP24 gene encoding Emp24p (Component of the p24 complex~similar to YGL200C) has translation MASLATRFVIACFLFFSASAHNVLLPAYGRRCFFEDLSKGDELSISFQFGDRNPQSSSQLTGDFIIYGPERHEVLKTVRDTSHGEITLSAPYKGHFQYCFLNENTGIETKDVTFNIHGVVYVDLDDPNTNTLDSAVRKLSKLTREVKDEQSYIVIRERTHRNTAESTNDRVKWWSIFQLGVVIANSLFQIYYLRRFFEVTSLV, from the coding sequence ATGGCCTCACTTGCTACTAGATTTGTCATTGCCTGCTTCCTATTCTTCTCGGCGTCCGCCCATAATGTCCTTCTTCCAGCGTATGGCCGTAGATGTTTCTTCGAAGACTTGAGTAAGGGTGACGAGCTCTCCATTTCGTTCCAGTTCGGTGATAGAAACCCTCAATCCAGTAGTCAACTGACTGGCGACTTTATCATTTACGGGCCGGAAAGACATGAAGTTTTGAAAACCGTCAGGGACACCTCGCATGGTGAAATCACATTGTCTGCTCCATACAAGGGACATTTCCAGTATTGCTTCCTGAACGAGAACACTGGTATCGAAACAAAAGATGTCACCTTTAACATTCATGGGGTGGTATACGTGGATTTGGATGACCCAAACACTAATACATTGGACAGTGCCGTGAGGAAGCTCTCCAAATTAACCAGGGAAGTCAAGGATGAACAAAGTTACATTGTTATTAGAGAAAGGACACACAGAAACACTGCGGAATCGACCAACGATCGTGTTAAATGGTGGTCCATCTTCCAATTGGGTGTTGTTATTGCAAACTCTCTATTCCAGATATACTACTTGAGAAGATTCTTTGAGGTCACATCCTTAGTCTAA
- the YIP4 gene encoding Yip4p (Protein that interacts with Rab GTPases~similar to YGL198W), which translates to MSYGREDTTIEPDFIEPDAPLSAPRGAADSIGGVLQNSGSRGTLDETVLQTLKRDVVEINSRLKQVVYPHFPSFFSCSDDGVGVEDNDISANCDLWAPLAFIILYSLFVSHARSLFSSLFVSSWFILLVMALHLRLTKPQQKVSVISYISISGYCLFPQVLNALVSQLLLPLAYHIGKQNRWIVRILSLVKLVVMALCLTWSVAAVSWVTKSKTIIEIYPIALCLFGMAWLSTIL; encoded by the coding sequence ATGTCATATGGGAGAGAAGACACTACCATTGAGCCTGACTTTATAGAACCAGATGCACCCTTATCCGCTCCTAGAGGTGCGGCTGACAGCATAGGCGGAGTTCTTCAAAACTCAGGCAGCAGAGGTACGCTGGACGAGACCGTACTACAGACGCTAAAGCGAGATGTGGTGGAAATCAACTCCAGACTGAAACAAGTGGTATACCCGCATTTCCCCTCATTCTTTAGCTGCTCTGATGATGGGGTGGGCGTGGAGGATAACGACATTTCAGCCAATTGCGACCTATGGGCGCCTCTTGCGTTTATCATACTGTATTCTCTGTTCGTATCGCATGCGCGGTCGCTGTTCTCGAGCCTTTTCGTGTCTAGTTGGTTCATTTTGCTGGTGATGGCACTGCATCTGAGACTTACCAAGCCACAACAGAAGGTGTCGGTAATTTCGTACATTTCCATTTCCGGATATTGCTTATTCCCACAAGTGCTGAACGCTTTAGTCTCACAGCTACTACTACCGTTGGCCTACCACATCGGCAAGCAAAACCGCTGGATCGTAAGGATCCTGTCGCTTGTGAAACTGGTGGTCATGGCTCTGTGCCTGACGTGGTCCGTAGCCGCTGTTTCATGGGTTACCAAGAGCAAGACTATTATCGAGATATACCCTATAGCACTCTGTCTTTTTGGCATGGCCTGGTTGTCAACCATTCTATA